From Nonlabens sp. Ci31, the proteins below share one genomic window:
- a CDS encoding sodium:solute symporter family protein has product MGILTWTWILVGTSFALYIGIAIWARAGSSKEFYVAGGGVHPIVNGMATAADWMSAASFISLAGIVSFGGYDGSVYLMGWTGGYVLMALLLAPYLRKFGKFTVPDFIGDRYYSNLARIVAVIAALIVSFTYVAGQMRGVGIVFSRYLEVEIETGVYIGMAIVLFYAVLGGMKGITYTQVAQYCVLIFAFMVPAIFISFEMTGNVIPQIGLGQAGEDGTYLLDKLDGLHAQLGFSEYTTGSKSTMDIFAITLALMAGTAGLPHVIVRFFTVKRVKDARKSAGWALLFIAIMYTTIPAVAVFARVNLIETVSNKNYADLPEWFGNWEKTGLIEFEDKNGDGVIQYVADKSTNELTIDRDIMVLANPEIARLPNWVIALVGAGGLAAALSTAAGLLLVIASSISHDLFKKILTPKISEKGELIAARVAAAVAVVIAGYFGINPPGFVAAVVALAFGLAAASFFPAIVLGIFDKRMNKEGAIAGMITGLTLMLFYMLKFKFGIFDGGKEAVEGLKSSYWFGISPEGFGTVAMFVNFVVSIVISRMTPAPPINVQEIVENIRIPSNAGEASGH; this is encoded by the coding sequence ATGGGAATATTAACTTGGACGTGGATACTCGTAGGAACCTCATTTGCACTCTATATAGGCATAGCCATATGGGCGAGAGCAGGATCATCAAAAGAATTTTATGTTGCTGGTGGTGGCGTTCACCCTATCGTTAACGGTATGGCAACAGCTGCTGACTGGATGTCTGCCGCATCATTTATATCACTAGCAGGAATTGTATCCTTTGGAGGTTATGATGGATCTGTATATTTAATGGGGTGGACTGGAGGATACGTGCTAATGGCCTTATTACTCGCTCCCTATCTCAGGAAATTTGGGAAATTTACAGTACCCGATTTTATTGGAGACAGATACTATTCTAACCTAGCACGTATAGTTGCTGTAATTGCAGCATTAATTGTCTCGTTTACTTATGTTGCTGGTCAGATGAGAGGTGTAGGAATTGTTTTTTCTAGATACCTAGAGGTAGAAATCGAAACTGGCGTTTACATAGGTATGGCGATTGTACTTTTTTATGCCGTTCTAGGTGGCATGAAAGGAATTACCTATACACAAGTAGCGCAATATTGCGTTCTTATTTTTGCTTTCATGGTACCTGCTATTTTTATATCTTTTGAAATGACCGGTAATGTCATTCCTCAAATAGGATTAGGTCAGGCAGGAGAAGATGGTACCTATCTTTTAGATAAATTAGACGGTTTGCACGCACAATTAGGCTTTAGTGAATATACAACAGGAAGCAAATCTACTATGGATATATTTGCCATAACACTTGCTTTAATGGCCGGTACAGCTGGACTACCGCACGTTATTGTTCGTTTCTTTACCGTTAAACGTGTAAAAGATGCGCGTAAGTCTGCAGGTTGGGCTTTATTATTCATTGCCATTATGTACACCACAATTCCAGCAGTTGCCGTATTTGCAAGAGTCAATTTAATAGAAACAGTAAGCAACAAGAACTACGCAGATTTACCAGAATGGTTTGGTAACTGGGAAAAGACGGGTCTTATAGAGTTTGAAGATAAAAATGGTGATGGCGTTATACAATACGTTGCAGATAAAAGCACGAATGAACTGACTATAGACCGCGATATTATGGTACTGGCAAATCCAGAGATTGCAAGATTGCCTAATTGGGTAATTGCTTTAGTAGGCGCAGGTGGTCTAGCCGCTGCATTATCCACTGCTGCAGGACTTTTATTAGTAATTGCTTCTTCTATCTCTCACGATTTATTCAAAAAAATCTTAACCCCTAAAATTTCTGAAAAAGGAGAACTTATCGCTGCGCGTGTCGCTGCTGCAGTAGCTGTTGTTATTGCTGGTTATTTTGGTATCAATCCGCCAGGATTTGTAGCTGCTGTCGTCGCACTAGCTTTTGGACTAGCCGCCGCCTCATTTTTTCCTGCAATTGTCTTAGGAATATTTGACAAACGCATGAATAAGGAGGGCGCTATTGCAGGTATGATCACAGGACTAACATTAATGCTTTTCTATATGTTGAAATTCAAATTTGGAATATTTGATGGTGGAAAAGAAGCTGTTGAAGGATTAAAATCTAGTTATTGGTTTGGTATTTCTCCAGAAGGGTTTGGAACCGTTGCCATGTTTGTAAACTTTGTAGTATCAATTGTTATTTCTAGAATGACTCCTGCTCCACCCATAAACGTTCAAGAAATAGTAGAAAATATAAGAATACCTTCTAACGCTGGAGAAGCATCTGGTCACTAA
- a CDS encoding DUF4212 domain-containing protein — MTDKQKNATAYWKENLRYLTILLTIWFFVSFVCGILLVDELNSIRLGGFKLGFWFAQQGSIYVFVVLIFVYIRLMNKLDKKYGVDE; from the coding sequence ATGACTGATAAACAAAAAAACGCAACGGCTTACTGGAAGGAAAACCTGCGGTACTTAACCATATTACTAACCATCTGGTTCTTCGTCTCATTTGTCTGTGGAATTCTATTAGTAGATGAATTAAACTCCATACGGCTGGGCGGCTTCAAATTAGGATTCTGGTTTGCACAACAGGGATCTATTTATGTATTTGTTGTCCTGATATTCGTCTATATAAGATTGATGAATAAACTGGATAAAAAATACGGAGTTGACGAATAA
- a CDS encoding terminase gpP N-terminus-related DNA-binding protein: protein MKIQICPNCNSDRNIKSGIVNNRQRYKCKECQYFFSVNKIGKKIDDYYVNKSLQLYLEGLSYREIERILGISHVSIMNWVKKYNIKRPYNSNYHPTYKILNGIELGEYFTNTINIKGAGVVVTELGDKFMLIKWERFKD from the coding sequence ATGAAAATTCAAATATGTCCTAATTGCAATTCTGATAGAAACATTAAAAGTGGGATTGTAAATAACAGACAACGATACAAGTGTAAAGAATGTCAATACTTCTTCTCTGTCAATAAGATAGGAAAGAAAATTGATGATTATTACGTAAATAAATCACTTCAGTTATATTTAGAAGGCTTATCCTATCGCGAGATCGAGCGTATTCTAGGAATCTCCCATGTGAGTATCATGAATTGGGTAAAAAAATACAATATCAAACGTCCCTATAATTCTAATTACCATCCCACTTACAAGATCTTAAACGGTATCGAGTTAGGGGAGTATTTTACTAATACCATCAATATCAAAGGTGCTGGTGTTGTTGTTACCGAACTAGGAGATAAATTTATGCTCATAAAATGGGAGCGTTTCAAAGATTAA